The genomic DNA TCGTTGCCCTGCTGGCCGTGGATCGAGTCGTCACCGCCGCCGCCGTTGATGCGGTCATTGCCGTAGCCGCCTGCAATGCGGTCGTTGCCCAGGCCGCCGTCGATGCGGTCGGCGCCCGACCCGCCGGAGATGGCGTCGTTGCCGGCTCCGCCGTCGATGACGTCGTCGCCCAGCATTCCGTAGATCAGGTCGGCCCCCGCGCCGCCGCTGATGACGTCGGCGGTGCGGAGCCGGAGGTTCGCGGCGGGGGCGTCGTCGCGGGCAGTCGTGGTGGCGGGCTCGGGCTCGTCGATCGCTTCGACCTTGCGGACCATCTTCTCGGCTGCCTCCACGCCGTCGCGTTGCACCTCGGGGCGGTTGGCGATGGGGCTGTCGTCGGTGGTGGGCTCGTCTCGGGTATCGCCGATCAGGACGTCGTCGCCCTGGCCGCCGCGGATGGCGTCGGCTCCCCAGCCGCCGAAGACGTAGTCGTCGCCGGCTCCGGCGTCGATGCCGTCGTTGCCGCGGCCGCCAAGGATGAGGTCGTCGCCGGCCTCGCCGGCAATCAGGTCGTCGCCGTTGCCGCCGAGCACGATGTCGTCGCCGGTTCCGGCGGCGATCTTGTCGGACCCCCGGCCGGTGTTGCCGTAGCGGACGGCGTAGTCGACCAGCCCGGCGTAGTCGTCGGGCACGTCGTTTGTGCCGTCGCCGAAGAGCCAGTCGTCGCCGCCGCCGCCGCGGATCAGGTCGTCGCCGTCGCCGCCGGCGATGGCGTCGGCGTCGCGTCCGCCGTAGAGGTGGTCGTCCCCCTCCCCGCCGACAATCGCGTCATTGCCGTACGAGCCGGAGAGGGAGTCGTTCCCGGGGCCGCCGATCAGCAGGTCGTTGCCCAGCTGGCCGCTCACGCGGTCGTTGCCCGGGCCGGCGACGACGATGTCGTTGCCGGCGCCGAGCACGGCGCTGTCGTTCCCCTCGCCGAGGTGGACCTCGGCGTTCTGGGTGACGTTCCAGGCGAACGAGACGACGTCGTCGCCGTCGCCGGTCTTCATGTAGATCTTGTCGACCAGGGCGTTCTCGTAGCTGGTAACCTCGCCGTTGACGTTGACCACCAGCCGCTCGCCTACGACCGACACGCGGATGCGGTCGTTGGCGTCGGTGCCGGCGACGAAAATAGCGCCGGCGGGCGGCTCGGCGGGCAGATCGCCCACGGTCGAGGCGTCGATCGCCATGAAGTCGGCCGCGAGCAGCTCGCGCGACTCGAGCGGTTCGACGCGTGCCCTGCGGGAGGTTTGATAGGAGTGTTTGGCCATCGGTTGAGTCCTGTAGACTGGGGTGTCCTGGAGAAGAGAAAAACGGCAAGCGCCCCTCGCGCTCGGAAGGAGCCCGCCTGGGTTGGCTGGCGGACCTGCGCCGCGCGGTGCCCCGTGGTGGGCGGTGCGCGACGCGAAGACCGATTCACCCGGCTGGCCCGGCGGGAGGTTGGTCGCAGAACAGAATCGGCGCCGCCCCAGATGGCGCCGGCGGGGGAGAGTGAGAGTGTTTGCCCACCGCTGTTCTGCATCCTGGCGACGGCCGCGGAGCGGATCAAGGCCGATCGGCCGGCTTTCCAGATAAGGGACAAAGTCTCTATGCGGGACGCGAGCGTGTCCCCCGTTGAGACCGCCGGGCAGGATCGAACAGCGGCGATTGCGCAGCGTGTGCCGGGCCGCTCGGCAGGATTGAACACCGTGGCCGCCGCCGACCCAAATTGGGATGCGACGGTGGTTCGGGTTGCGCTGGGTAGGGCCGGCGGCGATTGTTGCGAAAGTGCGACCGTGGCGTTTGCACAACGCGCCGCGGAGCGCAGAGTTGCACGGACGAAACCACCGCGGCCCCCTGCGCTCGACACCGAGCGCCCCGCCCCCCGTTTCCTACCTCCCCCGCCGCGGCCGTCCAGGAGGGACAAGATGAAGAACGCCTGTCTAGCGCTCGCGGCCGCTATTGCCGTGACCTCGTGCAGCGGCTGCTGCGTCTGCCGCCGCTTGTTTAAGCCTCGCCCCGCGGTGATCCAGCCCGCGCCGCTCTGCGCCCCGTCGCCGTCCTGCTGCCCGAGCGCGCCGTGCGGCTCGTGCGACAGCTGCGGCTGCGACTCGGGGATGTCGGTTAGCAACTACGGCGATGCCGGGCTCAGCTACCCGATGGAGTCGGCGCCGATGATGTACGGCAACCCCAGCCTGCCGCCCGGCCCGTAGGCCCGAACTCCCGACGCGCCGACGCCGCGGCAGGGCACATACCGCCCCGCAGGCTACGGGCCAAAGGTCTTGTCGAGCAGGTCGGTAAAGATCTGCTCGTTCTTCGGCACGCCCTGCACGGCGCTGTCTTGGAAGAGCATGACCGGCAGCCCGCCGCTGAGGCTGGTGAGCGCCTGGCACTGCGCGCGGATCCGTTCGGCTACCTGACCGCGGAGCTCGGCGCCCACCAGCACCTCGTCGCCGATGATCTCGGTCGCGCGGACGCGGGCCTTGGTGATGCGCGGGGGCTCCTCGCCCTCCATCAGCCAGTAGTGGTACGCCTGGAATTCCTCTGGCTTGCGGAGCCAGACGCTGATCGCCAGGCGGGCGAACTCGCACGAATAGCGGAGGTTCTTGGAGGGCTTGATCTTGGGGTCGACGTTCGGGTTGCAGTCGCTGTTCAGCGGCAGGTGGTGCACGACAAACGCGAGGTCGCCGTCACGCCGCTCGATCTCGGTCGAGATGAAATGGTGCAGCTCCCGGCAGTGGGGGCAGGCGTAGTCCACCACCTCGACGCCGACGTGCTTGGCGTCGGGGCTGCCGATCAGCGGCATCTGGTCGACATCAACCGGCTTGGCGAGACCCTTGAACCGCAGCGTCCGCCCGTCAAGGGCGAGTGGCGGCAGGCCCGTATTGGGGTCCTCTGCGGTGTTGGCGTCTAGCTCGATCGGCGCCAGCTCACGCGGCCCGTCATTGAGCATCGAGTCTTCTAGGATTGGGTCTGATAGCAGCGGGTCGTCGGATTCCGCCGCTTCTTCTTGCGCCGGCTGGTTGTCGGATTGCTGGCCCGCGGCGCCCTGCCCTGCGGGATCGAATGAGATCTCTGCCAGTTCGGGCGTGGGGGCCTTCGAGAGCAGTTGGCCGGCGGCCAGCGCGGCGAGGCACACCGCCGCCACGGCGGCGCCGACCAGCGGCCCGCCGGTTCTAGGACCGACCGCTGTCGACCGGGGCGTCGAGCGACGCGCCCCCGGCACCGTGGCGTTGATCAGCGACGCCGCGGCCTGGCGGTCATCGTCTTCGTCGGGCTGGCGCAGCAGTCCAATCGCGGTTCCGGCGATCAGCAGGCTGCACGCGTGCACGGTTAGGCACCACGGGCAGAAGGCGCCGAGCGCCACGACCTGGACGCCAACAAACCACAGCCCGGCGCCTACGGCTAGAACGATCAGGCCGGTCAGCACGCCGCGCGCGGCCGCTCCGCTGCGCAACGCCACCGGCCAGGCGGCCGCCGCGATGCCGACGTACACGACCGCCGCCAGGGCGCTGACCGGCAGTCCGAACCACTTCGACCAGCGGCTTGCGAGGATGTCGTCGCACGCGGCGCCCGACGCCGCGCCGCAGCCGGCCACCGGCCCGGCGGTGATGGTCTTCCACGCCAGGTAGGTAGAAACCGCGGCCGCGGTGAGGGCCAGCAGGCTCATCAGGATAGCGAGGGGGACGCGTTTTTGTCGCATAGAAGAAATATTCCTGCGGGCGCTGCCCGGCGTGGGATCAGGCGGCCGCTGCGGCCGGCCGATCCGCCCATTGTAATCAAAGCGGCTGTCGCCTGCGCCGCCACTCGGGGGGAGCAAGGCGGGGGGCCCGCGGCAACTACGCTGCCGTACTTGCGGCGAAAATCGCACGGCGACTTATCGTTGTGCAGAGGCCGCTCTGCCTGCAGCGGGCGTTCTCTATTCTCTGCGAACCAAACCGCCCCCTAAGCTCATGCTCCACCTTCTGCCGAATCAAGAATCGCACCGCCGCGCGGCCGGTTGGCTGGCGGTGTGCTGGTTGGCCGCGGTGGTCGGCGGGCTCGGTGGGCTGATGGCCTACGCCTCGCTGCCGGGCGAATCGCTGCCGCCGCCTGCGGCCCCGCGTCGCGACGCATTCGGAGCGGGCGCCGGCAAGCCATGGAGGCTGTACGTCGCGGCCCACCCGAAGTGCCCCTGCACGCTGGCGACTATCGCCGAGTTGGCGCGGCTGATGCGTCACGTCGAGCCGGAGGTCGCGTGCCGGGTGTTGATCTACACGCCCGAGGCGAATGCCGACGGCTGGATGGAGACCGCGCTCGTCCGCGCAGCGCGTCGGATCGACGGAGTGGAAGTCGTCGCCGACCCGGGCGGGGAACAAGCCGAGTTGCTCGGCGTGCGGGTGTCGGGCGGGGTGGTGCTCTACGACCACGCCGGCGCGCCAAGGTTCCACGGCGGTGTGACCGCGGCGCGGGGGCACGAGGGGGCGAGCGTGGGGGGAGCAGCGATCCGGTCGCTAGTCGCCGGGCGCGAGGCCCCCGCCCACGCACCAGTGTTTGGATGCGAACTAAGGACGCCAGCGAAGGAGCGGTTGTGATGGGACCGGCGTGTACGACAGACAACCGCCAGGCAGACTACGCCTTCCGACGCGAGCTGTACTCGCTGCAGGTGCAGACCGACCGGTTGCAGCGCTGGCTGCTGCTGGGGCAGTGGGTGTTCGCCGCGATCGTGGCGGCGTGGATCTCCCCGCGGACCTGGCAGGGCGAGTGGAGCTCGACGCACGTCCACCTGTGGGCGGCGCTGGTCCTCGGCGGCCTGCTGGTCAGCCTGCCGTGGGCGCTGATCTCGCTGATGCCGGGGGCGCGACTGACGCGGTTGGTCGTGGCTGCGGCCCAGGCCGGCTTCTCGGTGCTGCTGATCCACCTGATGGGCGGACGCATCGAGGCCCACTTTCATATCTTCGGGGCGCTCGCGCTGCTCTCTTTCTATCGGGACCCGCTGGTCTACCTGCCGGCGGTGGCGATCGTGGTGGTCGACCACGTCGGCCGCGGCCTGTACTGGCCCGAGTCCATTTTTGGCGTAAACTCGCCCTCCTTCTGGCGGGCGCTCGAGCACGCCGGCTGGGTGCTGTTCGAGGTGGTCTTCCTGCTGTGGGGCGTCATGCAAAGCCGCCACCACCTGCTGCGGATGTCCCAGCTCCAGCACTCGCTCCAGTCGGAACGCGACAACCTCGAGCAGCGGGTGGCGCACCGCACCGCGGAGCTCGACCAGTCGAGGCGGTACGCCGAGAACGTGCTCGACTCGCTCGACGCGCGGATCTGCATCCTCGACTATGAGGGCGTGATCGTCTCGACCAACCGCGCGTGGGACCAGCTCGAGAGCCTTGGTGTGTGCGAGCCGACAAGCCTGACCGCGGGACTGAACTACATCGCCTCGTGCCAGGACTGCGCGGCCATTGGCCGCGACGACCTGGGCGTCCTCGCCGACGCGACGGGACGCGTGATCTGCGGCGAGCTGACCGGGCACGTGCAGGAGTTCAAGGTTGAGCCGCGGGGCGAGACCCGCTGGATCCAGGCCCGGGTGTCGCCGTTTCTGGGCGATCAGGTAGCGGCGGCGGTAGTGACGCACGTCGACATCACCGAGCGTGTGCAGGCGCTCAAGCAGTCGCACGAGGAGTCGCGCCGGGCCGCCTCGCTGTCGAAGATCCTCCGGGAGTCGCCCAACGAGATCTACGTCTTCAGGCGGGACACGCTGGCTTTTATCGAGAACAACGAGGGCGCCGAGCGGCGCAGCGGCTACACCCGTCAAGACCTGGCCGAGATGACCCCGCTCGACCTGATGCCGGACCTCGACCGCGAGGCGCTGCTCGCCGACCTGGCCACCCTCGACGGCAAGAAAATCGCCTGCGTGCAGTTCCAGACCGAGATGGCCGCCCGCAACGGCCACCGCACCCCGGTTCAGGTGGTGGTGCACCAGGCGGTTTTCGAACAAACGCCGGTGTACGTCGCGTTTGTGGCCGACCTCAGTCAGACCCGGGCGCTGGAACACAAGCTGGCGCAGGCGCAGAAACTCGAGTCGCTCGGCCAGCTGGCCGCCGGCATCGCGCACGAGATCAACACGCCGATGCAGTGCATCGCCAGCAACATGGAGTTCCTCGACGGCAGCTACAAGCTCCTCGACCCGATCTGCCGCGAGATGCTGACCGCGGTCGAACTCGAACCCGCCGAGTGGGCGACGCGGCAGGCCGTGCTGCGGGATCTGGTCAATGCTCGCCTGGGGTTTGTGCTCGACCAGGCGGCCGGCGCCGTGGAGGAGACCGCCGGGGCGTCCCAGCGGGTAGTCGAGATTGTCCGCGCAATGAAGGCGATGTCGCACCCTGGCGCCCGCGAGAAGTCCGCGGCCGACGTCAACGAGATCATCCGCCAGGCGGCCACCATCACCCGCAACCGCTGGAAGTACGTGGCGGAGATGCAGCTCGAGCTCGCCGAGCCGGCGCCGGTTGTGCCGCTGCTCGCCGCCGAGATGAGCCAGGTGTTGCTGAACCTGATCGTCAACGCCGCGGACGCCATCGTCGACCGCTACGGCGAGCTGCCCGGGGCTGGGAAGATTACTGTCCGCACGGAGAGCCACGAAGAGTACGTCCGCATCGAGGTGTCGGACAACGGCGCAGGGATGAGCGAGGCCGTCCGCAGACGGATCTTCGAGCCGTTCTTCACCACCAAGGACGTCGGCAAGGGGACCGGCCAGGGGCTCGCCATCGCCTACGACGCCGTCGTCAACAAGCACCAGGGAACGATCGAGCTGACCTCGACGCCGGGCGACGGGACCACCTTTATCGTCTGCCTGCCGGCAGGCGAACGCCAGACGACCGAAGCAGAAGGCTCGCCCGGCGAAGAGATCGCCGTGCAGGCCTGAGCCAAACAGAACAGGCAACCAGGGAGCGACTGGAAATGGGCTATCGTGTGATGCTGGTCGACGACGACCACACCCTCCTGAGCAGCATCGGCAGGAACCTCTGCCTCGACTACGACCTGGTCACCGCGTGCTCCGGGGCCGAGGCGCTCGAGAAGATCACCGAGCACGGTCCGTTCGGACTCGTGCTGACCGACATGCGCATGCCGGGCATGACCGGGCTGCAGCTTATCATCGAGGCCCGCAAAGTTTCGCCGATGACCAGCTACATCATGCTGACCGGCAATCAGGACCTGGGGACCGCGGTGCAGGCGGTCAACGAGGGGCACGTCTTCCGCTTCCTGAGCAAGCCGTGCGAGCTCGCGACCATCCGTTCCGCCATCGAGGCCGGGCTCCGCCAGTACGGGCTCGAGGTGGGCGAGAAGGAGCTGCTCAACAAGACCTGCGCCGGCGCCATCGCCCTGCTGACGGACGTCCTCGAGGCGACCCAGCCGATGATCTGCTCGCGTCACAGCAGCACCAGCGAGACCGTCGAGATGCTGCTCGAGGCGGCCGGCGTCCCGAAACGCTGGGAGTACGCGCTCGCCTCGCGGCTGGCGTTGGTCGGGTTTGCGTGCCTGGGCGAAGAGTCGGCCCGGGTGTTCGACACCACCAGCCCGCACGACGCCGATTGGAAGTTCGCGGTTGAGCGGGCGATGGGCATCGGCGGCCGCATGGTCAAGCGGATCCCGCGCCTCGGCATTGTCGGCGAGATCGTCGAATCGGCCCACGGCGTGACCGGCGCCTTCTGCTACAAGAAGCCAAAGTCCGAGGCCGCGATCGTCCGCACCGGAGCGACCCTGATCGCCTTGTCGCTCGCGTGGGAGACGCTCCGCCGGCAGGGGCTCAGGCGGAAGGACGCGGTTGAGGAGATGAAGCTGCTGTTCCCCGAACTCCTGCCGGTCTACGTCGAGGCGTTTGAGAAGCTGCCCGAGACCGGGGACGCCGACGAACAACCCGGCGCGCAGGTGGACGTCAGCGAGCTGGCGCCCGGCATGGTGCTGCACTCGGACGTCGTGGGACGCGACGGGTCGGTGTTGCTGCGGGCCGGGTCGCGGCTGTCGGAGGTGCACATCGAAAAGCTCCGCAACGGCACCGAGCACTTCGGCGGCACCCGCCCGATCATGATCGTCGAGGCGACCGCCCACGCCGTGGCGTAGCGGTCGGGGAGGCTCTCCACCGCGGGCGGCGCCGGTCGACGGGGGGTCGACACGGAGCAGCAATCTAGCCGCCTACCGGCGCGCCCTACGGGTGGAGCCACAAGGGGCCGCTACGCGGTCCGGCGTCGGCCGGCCAGCAAAGCGGCGCAGGCGCCAAACGCCAGCAACGCCGCGGCGGGCTCGGGGACCGGCGCCACGGCCATCGACGTGATCACAATGCCGCTGCCGATTTCACCGACCGCCGAGCCGACGCCGGTCGTCAGGTCGACCATCCAGAACGTCGAGAAGGAGGTCGACGCGTTTTCGATCGCCATGTACGCAACGTCCGACGAGCCCGAGATGTCGAACCCGCCGGTCGCGGTGACATCGGTCCCGATCGAGCCGACCGTGGTCAGCGTGCCGGCCGAGTTGGCCTGCTTGACCAGCACGTCGAGCCGGGTGTCGACGCCGTACAGCTGGGTGGCGGTGGTGCCGGCGAAGCTGCGGTCGTAAGCCGCGTGCACGACGTTCGGGTCGACGTTCTCGTTCGGGTCGCCCGGTCCGTAGAACAGGTCGGTCACCGCGGTGGCCGTGCCGGCGTCGGGGTCGAGGACGTAGTTGGCGTTGGTGTCCGAGTCGAGGCGGATCTTGTCGATCACCGGGTTGAAGTCGAAACCGAAGTTCGAGCCGCTGATCGCCGGCGTGAACGGGCCGGGGCCGACCATCGTCGCGGATCCGGTGGTCGTGTTGAGGGTGTAGAGCTGGCTGAAGCTGCCGAGCGCGTAGAGCTGGCCGGTGGCCGGGCGGAAGTCGATGCCGACCACCCGCTCGTTGTTCTGCAGGCCCATGATCGAGGTCCCGCTCAGCAGGGCGCCAGGGGCGGTCGAGTCCCAGCTCACCAGACGCTGCTCGTCGGTGACCCCGAAGACGAGCTCACCGGCCTGCGCATCGCCCGGCAGGGCAATGCCTGCTAGCGCGAGCACAGCAAACGCGACATACTTCTTCATTTTCATTACCAAATTCTCCATGTTGACTTCTAAGTGAGCGTGCGGCGCGGCGGCGAGACTTCCACCAGCCGGATTCAACGGGGTTACGTCGACGACGGCGGCGTGGATTCGAGAAAGGCTGAAGATTCCGGTGTCCGCAGCCGGGGCTAACGTTTGACCGCTCTGAGGAGGCCGCCTACGATGCAGCCCTGGCCCAGGGTGGTTTACTCGCCGCCAGGTTGGTCGTTGTTGAGTCGAGGAGCCGTTGGAACAGCGACCGCAAGATGCCGCCCGCAGCAAGAAATCCCTAAGCCGGCTGGCGTTGGTGGGGTTGGTGTCGTTCTTGGTCGGCGTCGCGGGGGTGTTGGCGTTGTCGCAGTCGGGCGGGTCCGACCGGGCCGGCGAGCCGATCGTTAGTGGGCCTAGGCCGGTCCCCGCTGCCACGCCGCCTGCGGTCGAGGCGCTGCACGCGCCCCAGGACGTCGTCCGGCGTCAGATGGACGCGTTGACGCGTTACCGACTCGACCGGTCGGCGATTGCCGAGGTGTACGCCTACGCGTCGCCGGCTAATCGTTCGGTCACCGGGCCGCTGGGGCGTTTCGAAAAAATGATCCTGGCGCCGCCGTACGATACAATGGCAGTGAACCGCGGCTACCGCATTGGCGAGGCCGTCGAGCACGGCGACCTCGCAACCGTGCTGGTAACCGTCGTGGCGACGAACAACGAGGTTCATCTGTTCCGCTTCTACCTCAGCCGCGACGCGGCGGCGCCGGACGGCGGCTGGCAGACCGACCGGGTGTTCTGCCTGACAGGTGGGCCCCCAGTGGACGCCGCCACGCCCCTCGAAATCTAAGCAGCCCCACGAGACGCTTGACCGCACCCTCCCCTTCTCCCCCCGAGCCGGCCGCCGACCGCCACACGGACGCGACGCTGATGTCCGGCGTGTGCCGGGCCGACCGCGCCGCGTTGGCCGCGCTGTACGACCGCCACGCGCCCAGTATCTACGCGGTCTGCTTGCGGGTGCTGAGACAGCCGGCGGACGCCGAGGCGGTGGTTTCGGACGTGTTTCTGGAAATCTGGCGAAAACCAGCCGGATTTGACCCCGCGCGGGGGACCTGCCGTTCGTACCTACTTACGATGGCCCGCAGCCGATCGATCGACCGCCTGAGATCCCTGTCGACCCGGCGGACCCGCACCGCCGAGGCCCAGGCAGACGCCGAAGGGGGACGCGACGCCAGGCAGGCCGGCCTCGACCCGGCCGGCGCGGCCGAGGCCAACGAACGCAGGGCGACCGTGCAGGCGGTCGTCGAGCGGCTCGGAGAGGACCAACGTGAGGTGCTGATGCTTTCCTTTTTTGATGGCCTAACCCACAAGCAGATCGCCGAGGAGCTGGGGCTCCCGCTCGGCACGGTCAAGACGCGCATCCGCAGCGGGCTCAAGACGCTGCGCCAGGCCCTCGTGCAGATGGGGGTCCGCGATGCGGTGTGAAGACGTTCAAGAGCGGCTGCCGGAGTACGTCTCGGGGACGCTACCAACGGAAGATCGGCTGGCGATCGACACGCACCTGGCCGACGGCTGTCAGGACTGCGCGAGAGAATGCGAGGCGATCGGCCAGGCGGTGGTGCTGCTGTCGGAAAGCCTGGCCCCCGCGACCCCGCCACCAGGGATGAAGCAGCGGCTGTTCGATTCGCTCGACGACGCAGCCGTGACGCCCGCTCCGCGTGGCGCGACGAGCGGCGCCGCGGCGGCCCGCGGCCGCACGTGGCTGGCCTACGCGGTCACTGCGGCGTGCGCGGCGGCGGTTGGCGTTGTGGTGACGCGGTACGTCGTCACGCCCGCCACCGGCGATCCGACCCTGGTCGCCGAGGCGAACGAACCCACAGACGACCAGCTTGGCGTCGCAGAGTGGCGGCGCCGCGTCGCCCAAGCAGAGCAGGAGTTCGGCCCGCCCCGCGCCCAGCTCGCCAGCGTGGCGGTCGAGACCTCCGACCCCGAGCTGCAGGCCGTGGTGTACTACGACACCCTCGCCCAGCAGATGCACGTGCTGGTCTCGGGCGTGCGGCTGGAGTCCGACTCCGGTGCGCTGTGGGCCTGGTTCCGCGACGCCGATCAGCAGGTGATGTTCGCCGGGCCGCTTGAAGTGATGGGCGGCCGGCAGGCCGCCGGAGTGGTCGACGTCAGCGGCGAACTCACCGACCTCCGCGACGTGCTGCTAACGGAAGTGAACGGGGAGCGTCCCAAAGAGTCGATCCCAGCAGAGCCGATCGGACGGCCCGTTGGCCGCGCCGAGGTGGCGCCCCGTCCGTAGCGAAGGTGCTAATCGCCCAGGTGTTTGAGCAGGAACGCGATGTCGTCGGCGGCCTGCTCGATCAGCTTGGTGGTAGGCGTGCCGGCGCCGTGCCCCGCGCGGGACTCGATGTGCATCAGGATCGGCGCGTCGCCCCCCTGGGCGGCCTGCAGCCGGGCGCCGAACTTAAAGCTGTGCATCGGCACGACCCGGTCGTCGGTGTCGGCGGTGCTGATCAGCGTCGGCGGGTACGACACGCCCGGCTCGATGTTGTGGTAGGGCGAGTAGGCGAGGAGGGTCTCGAACTGATCGGGCTCGTCGGCCGAGCCGTACTCGCTCCGCCAGAACTGGCCGGCGGTGAAGCGGTGGAACCGCAGCATGTCCATCACGCCGACGCCGGGCAGGCAGGCGCCGAACAGCTCGGGCCGCTGCGTCATCACCGCGCCGACCAGCAGGCCGCCGTTGCTGCGGCCCTGGATGCCGAGGGTCGCGGGGCTGGCGTACTTGTTGTCGATCAGCCACTCGGCCGCGGCGATGAAGTCGTCGAACACGTTCTGCTTCTTCTCGAGCTTGCCGGCCTGGTGCCAGTCCTCGCCGTACTCGCCGCCGCCCCGCAGGTTGGCGACCGCCAGCACCCCGCCCCGCTCCATCCACGCCAGCCGGCTGATCGAGAACCCGGGCGTCACCGAGATGCTGAAGCCGCCGTAGGCGTACAGCAGCGTCGGGTTCTGGCCGTTGAGCTCAATCCCCTTCTTGTGCGCCAGGAACATCGGGATCCGCGTGCCGTCCTTGCTGTTGTAGAACACACGCGAAACCTGGTAGTCGGCCGGGTCGAAGTCGACGTTGGGCTGACGCACTAGTTGCGACTCGCCGGTGGCGATGTCGTAGCGGTAGGTGCTGGGCGGGTGGTCGTAGCTGCTGAAGGTGTAGAAGGTCTCGTCCTGGTCGGGCTTGCCGCCGAACCCGCCGGCGCTGCCGAGGCCCGGCAGCTCGACCGTGCGTTCGAGCTTGCCCTCGGTGCTGAACACCTTTACCTCCGACGCGACGTCGTGCAGGTAGTTGGCGATCAGCTTGCCGCCAACGTGCGACACGTCCTCGAGCGCGGCCTTGGACTCCGGGATGATCTCCCGCAGCTTGTCGAGAGACGGGTCGTTCAGATCCATCGCCACGACGCGGCGGCGCGGGGCCTGGTAGTCGGTCAGCAGGTAGAGGGTGTCGCCGTCGCTGCCGATGGGCGAGAACAGCGCGTCGAAGTTGTCGACCAGCACCCGGAACTCCGCGTCGGGCTGGTCGGCCGGGCGGGTGTAGAGCTGGTTCTGCCAGTCGGTCCCGCGGCGGGCGGTCGCCAGCAGGTGCTTGCCGTCGTACGTGCGGCCGACG from Posidoniimonas polymericola includes the following:
- a CDS encoding prolyl oligopeptidase family serine peptidase, translated to MTLTRCALTACLSVFLAAAATAAPSTANPQAPSVPPLAYPESRTVDQVDTLHGQEVADPYRWLEEDVRVSDEVAAWVKAQQQLTERYLDDLPELDAIKERLTSLWNFERYGAPRKVGERYLYSKNDGLQNQAVLYIADSYKADGRVLIDPNTWSADGTVALAATSASEDGRYLAYQKSEAGSDWRKIYVMDLDSRQTLEDELQWVKFTSVTWDKEGRGFYYKRYPEPAEGEQFQSVALNPTIYYHKIGAPQSDDRVVFRLPEHPDWSLGVGRTYDGKHLLATARRGTDWQNQLYTRPADQPDAEFRVLVDNFDALFSPIGSDGDTLYLLTDYQAPRRRVVAMDLNDPSLDKLREIIPESKAALEDVSHVGGKLIANYLHDVASEVKVFSTEGKLERTVELPGLGSAGGFGGKPDQDETFYTFSSYDHPPSTYRYDIATGESQLVRQPNVDFDPADYQVSRVFYNSKDGTRIPMFLAHKKGIELNGQNPTLLYAYGGFSISVTPGFSISRLAWMERGGVLAVANLRGGGEYGEDWHQAGKLEKKQNVFDDFIAAAEWLIDNKYASPATLGIQGRSNGGLLVGAVMTQRPELFGACLPGVGVMDMLRFHRFTAGQFWRSEYGSADEPDQFETLLAYSPYHNIEPGVSYPPTLISTADTDDRVVPMHSFKFGARLQAAQGGDAPILMHIESRAGHGAGTPTTKLIEQAADDIAFLLKHLGD